In Plasmodium chabaudi chabaudi strain AS genome assembly, chromosome: 9, the sequence acacCCTTATTAACCATTTCgtcttctttattttcacgATCTCTAGCTAataatttcatttgtttattttcttcacaTTGATTTACTtgatttttaatatcttcATTATATTCGTCAGAAAATCTggtatttttataagctattatatttttatttttacctTGCCTGTTCAGAATATTTTCACTAGATTTATAGCTATCCGAAATATTCATAAGGGATAACGCATTTTCTGATTTATTCAAATGAAGCATATCACAttttattccattttttgtacATTCTTCAATATAATCCATTTTcctattatattcattttttttaattatagaatacatatttttttctatatttttatttttcatattcctTAATAAGTATTCAAAAGATTTATTATCTTCtgatgtatataatttttgaaaatctcttaattttatgtttaaatttattttatgttttttgcCATTTGGAAGGACaactaatttatattttgagtTCTTAtcagttttttttttctttttttcttcaacacaacttaatatattatttttactacTACAACTTTGTATATCACTTGATAAATCTGTttgatatttattcataagTCCATAAACACTGTTATTATCTTCATCAATAAATGTGTTTGGAGAAGGAGGACATAAACTATTACTCTTATAACTCATGTCActatattctttattattaaattcgtAATTACTTAACATTCCCTGttcatttttcaatttgTGTAAATCTGGAAAAAATGTCTTTTCTATCAAATATTCTAAAACTTCTAAATAATCTTCTTCCATTAATAcgatattattattttggttTTTAAAATAGCTAGCATCATATTCTactatttcattattttcaaataaaacaattttttcattttccttTCCCTTTTCATCATCttcttttttctctttttttttggaacgtattatttttaaattttggtCATCTTTCAATAAAATcctattttcatttgtattatgtttttctgcattattttctttatcgcTTGGGCTTTTATTATCCtctaaaaaatttacatacGCACTCTCCATAGTATgcaattttgtttatttcatccaaattttcataaaaatgcattttattttgtaattcGTCTATTCACATTTCAGTTGGTTTGAAATATACTATTCCTTGAAACATGTACAAGTTTTTCACAAAAATTATGCACAAGATTGTTTAGAACATTCAAGGATgactttatattttaagtaTTATtctacatatgcatatacatgtatgtattttttgagGGTATATTTACTagctatatttatatcgcCAATTACATTTCATATAAAGTAGGACAAACTAgcgaataataatttaacacaaacttaaaaaggaaatcataaattatttgataaagCTAATTACTTTCTCActacaattttttgtaacactgttttcatttactatgattatataaatatatatatacaaaatcaaattatcccattttttaatcaaaaaacataaaggataacaaaatataatgctacataattatttatattttctccttattttatttatgatatattttttttattaacagcaagaaataataatgaaaaaaatatttcatgttcataatttaggcataaaaaaaaaaaaaaaaaaaaaattatatgcatattaaaaatttcgTCCTTACGtgtacataatataaaacaacGGATTTGtcgtataataaaataactcgattacataatttttgagACTtgatacaattttttttaaattaaaacaaattatgaaaaaatgggGGAAAGGAACATATAACATGTataattgataaaatatacaagtTTATAATTACGCAAAATGtacatcattttttctaCTATTCATACAAATCACTAGTTATATAGCCAAGAAAAAAAGGAGAATGATGTAATaagtaaataattaattaccagtataaatatttaaatctCCAGAAGTaataatcatttatttaattaaataacttttatactattttcacatatattttaaataaaataatgaaatgtAGCGGAAAAGTGGGTTACTTTTtgaatttgaaaaaagaatatggAGACAGGGCTGAAGTGctgatgaaaaaattagagGAAGGGAAGACTGTCCAAGCTGCATTTATAAAtgatttcataaaaatagattatattaatatattcaaagttttattgtatatgataaaagataaaaaagtgaaaaCGAGTTTTGGTGGTTTATTTGTCgatgaaaaatatgctaATTTATTAACCTATTCTGCTACttcagaaaataataataatctaTCGTATGAAATAATAACTCAAAATAACTGCAAACATAATGAAAATTGTGACTCTGTAAATTCTGCTTCGCAATTGGACGATGGCACCACTGTGCAATATAACACCAGCGATGAGAATGCAAAAACCGgcttatatgaaaaaactGAATCAAATGGCgattatagaaaaataacaataagtAAATCAGAGCTACTAAATATAGATGgtgttataaaatatgatggAATGATTGAAAATGTAGAGAAATTagcttattatttaaatccGTGCTCATTCTTGTctgcttattttttagacgtaaaaaaaaa encodes:
- a CDS encoding ES2 protein, putative, whose protein sequence is MESAYVNFLEDNKSPSDKENNAEKHNTNENRILLKDDQNLKIIRSKKKEKKEDDEKGKENEKIVLFENNEIVEYDASYFKNQNNNIVLMEEDYLEVLEYLIEKTFFPDLHKLKNEQGMLSNYEFNNKEYSDMSYKSNSLCPPSPNTFIDEDNNSVYGLMNKYQTDLSSDIQSCSSKNNILSCVEEKKKKKTDKNSKYKLVVLPNGKKHKINLNIKLRDFQKLYTSEDNKSFEYLLRNMKNKNIEKNMYSIIKKNEYNRKMDYIEECTKNGIKCDMLHLNKSENALSLMNISDSYKSSENILNRQGKNKNIIAYKNTRFSDEYNEDIKNQVNQCEENKQMKLLARDRENKEDEMVNKGVFNLLQEKNGYQYVKTPMIEAGKGVDKSPIITWGKIMNTPMLLRDNDEENSEEKNKSDYLNLSKDSSNGEIDNYLKNEFTLQKVNNREIVAEKLQNSIRDVKYNNKEILKKKRFNMLVKKACSTSSRMSTTSFRSYVLSRKSQKRLNELSQKSSLASQILRKK